The following proteins are co-located in the Haloarcula marismortui ATCC 43049 genome:
- a CDS encoding histidine phosphatase family protein, whose protein sequence is MGTLLVARHGETTWNRDGRIQGWAPSRLTDQGQKQATALGTWLDERYGVDRVFASDLRRTRETAAAANDGYGGLPDPEFETDWRERGFGTMQGLYAEELLDEFPGHDRDASVISLDAAPEGGEGIPTFRGRVESAWDRAIATTDAGETTLVVTHGGVIKVLLAKLTDVDPDAALAKSSQPNCAANEIRLDAGSPELVSEEMTGWRTLLD, encoded by the coding sequence ATGGGGACCCTCCTCGTCGCCCGGCACGGCGAGACGACGTGGAACCGCGACGGTCGTATTCAGGGGTGGGCCCCGAGTCGGCTGACCGACCAGGGACAGAAGCAGGCCACGGCGCTCGGAACGTGGCTCGATGAGCGCTACGGCGTCGACCGCGTCTTCGCGTCGGACCTCCGACGCACCCGCGAGACGGCCGCCGCAGCCAACGACGGCTACGGTGGCCTGCCCGACCCTGAGTTCGAGACTGACTGGCGTGAGCGCGGCTTCGGAACCATGCAGGGCCTGTACGCGGAGGAACTGCTCGATGAGTTTCCCGGCCACGACCGGGACGCGAGCGTCATCTCACTCGATGCGGCCCCGGAAGGCGGCGAGGGCATCCCGACCTTCCGCGGACGGGTCGAGTCGGCCTGGGACCGGGCAATCGCGACCACCGACGCCGGTGAAACGACGCTGGTGGTCACCCACGGCGGCGTCATCAAGGTCTTGCTGGCGAAACTCACCGATGTGGACCCAGACGCGGCGCTGGCCAAAAGCTCACAGCCGAACTGCGCGGCCAATGAAATTCGATTGGATGCGGGCAGTCCCGAACTGGTCAGCGAAGAGATGACCGGCTGGCGGACGTTGCTGGACTGA
- a CDS encoding helix-hairpin-helix domain-containing protein gives MELESVPGVGAKTAAALRELDDPEAALRDGDVASLARAPGISEGRAARIARGAIRAEHDDPGGFTATKRAREIHEDALALLTERTVTDYAAKRLETIYPSGVRSRIEEVRSFAESAMTRKPDPAVLDALSAVEPLAEPGDVRVRDRCLATRDAERYADAQAAIPEVSVEVVDDARQLAELARSYSTVVALDEAFAGVDIEGDVRVEPNALEEPESVVPERVLTFFARNRDRIRAAAEVHRVADLDAPCDLETLLSALAQLDADGSVSGDEELDRLATAVDDLDAAVSTAESVANDHLREAIEEQDVTIEGTDLLSLVERGAGVDSLLQRELADEYAAAVGKARDHLVDALALRDMEATARRAFPDEPAYPVEHSEDVVARLREELTAARDQRATRRKRELADDLAEMRDDAAALVDAALELDVELAIARFADDFDCTMPALTESEGVAIEGGRSPLLDVPFEAVEPVDYAVEGVTVLSGVNSGGKTSTLDLVALVTTLAHMGLPVPAESARVGRVSELHYHAKTQGTLDAGAFEATLREFGDLVADVDYRSGPAGAETDGDSGVTSDDPAAGTDDRPVMVLVDELESITEPGASAKIMAGILEALGERQATAIFVSHLARDIRAAAETDISIDGIEAKGLEDGELRVERSPVKGKLARSTPELIVEKLADDGADDADGFYSDLLGKFE, from the coding sequence ATGGAGCTCGAATCGGTTCCGGGCGTCGGGGCGAAGACAGCCGCGGCGCTCCGGGAACTAGACGATCCGGAGGCGGCACTCCGGGACGGCGACGTGGCGTCGCTCGCACGCGCACCGGGAATCAGCGAGGGCCGGGCCGCCCGCATCGCTCGCGGTGCGATCCGGGCCGAACACGACGACCCCGGTGGGTTCACCGCGACGAAACGCGCCCGAGAGATCCACGAGGATGCACTGGCCCTGTTGACCGAGCGGACAGTGACCGACTACGCCGCGAAGCGACTGGAGACGATCTATCCCAGCGGCGTCCGCAGCCGTATCGAGGAAGTCCGCTCGTTCGCCGAGTCGGCGATGACCCGCAAGCCTGACCCGGCAGTTCTCGACGCCCTCTCGGCCGTTGAGCCGCTGGCTGAACCCGGCGACGTGCGGGTCCGGGACCGCTGTCTGGCGACCCGCGACGCCGAGCGCTACGCCGACGCGCAGGCCGCGATTCCGGAGGTCAGTGTCGAGGTCGTCGACGACGCCCGCCAGCTGGCCGAACTCGCCCGCTCGTACTCGACGGTCGTCGCGCTGGACGAGGCCTTCGCCGGCGTCGATATCGAGGGCGACGTACGGGTGGAGCCAAACGCGCTCGAAGAGCCCGAATCGGTCGTCCCAGAACGCGTGCTCACCTTCTTCGCCCGCAACCGCGACCGGATACGGGCCGCCGCCGAGGTCCACCGCGTCGCCGACCTCGACGCGCCGTGTGACCTTGAGACGCTCCTGTCGGCGCTTGCCCAGCTTGATGCGGACGGCAGCGTCAGCGGCGACGAGGAACTCGACCGGCTCGCCACTGCTGTCGACGACCTCGACGCGGCGGTGTCGACAGCCGAGAGCGTCGCCAACGACCACCTCCGCGAGGCCATCGAGGAGCAGGACGTGACCATCGAGGGGACGGACCTGCTGTCGCTGGTCGAGCGCGGCGCGGGTGTCGACTCGCTGCTCCAGCGGGAACTGGCCGACGAGTACGCCGCCGCCGTCGGGAAGGCCCGCGACCACCTCGTCGACGCGCTGGCGCTCCGGGACATGGAGGCGACGGCGCGCCGGGCGTTCCCCGACGAGCCCGCCTATCCCGTCGAACACAGCGAGGATGTCGTTGCCCGTCTCCGCGAGGAACTGACCGCCGCACGCGACCAGCGCGCGACCCGCCGGAAGCGGGAACTCGCCGACGACCTCGCCGAGATGCGCGACGACGCCGCGGCGCTGGTCGACGCCGCGCTGGAACTCGACGTAGAGCTGGCGATTGCCCGCTTTGCCGACGATTTCGATTGCACGATGCCAGCGCTGACCGAGTCTGAGGGCGTCGCCATCGAGGGCGGGCGCTCCCCGCTGCTGGATGTCCCCTTCGAAGCCGTCGAGCCCGTCGATTACGCTGTCGAGGGTGTGACGGTCCTCTCGGGGGTCAACAGCGGCGGCAAGACATCGACGCTGGACCTCGTGGCGCTGGTAACGACCCTAGCCCACATGGGCCTGCCCGTTCCGGCGGAGTCGGCCCGCGTCGGCCGGGTCTCCGAACTCCACTACCACGCCAAGACCCAGGGGACGCTGGATGCCGGCGCGTTTGAGGCCACGTTGCGGGAGTTCGGCGACCTCGTCGCGGATGTCGACTACCGTTCGGGGCCAGCGGGGGCCGAGACGGATGGAGACAGCGGGGTGACTTCGGACGACCCAGCGGCCGGGACCGACGACCGCCCGGTGATGGTGCTTGTCGACGAACTCGAATCGATCACTGAGCCCGGTGCCAGCGCGAAGATTATGGCAGGCATCCTCGAAGCGCTGGGCGAACGGCAGGCCACGGCCATCTTCGTCTCACACCTCGCACGCGACATCCGCGCGGCCGCTGAAACCGATATTAGCATCGACGGCATCGAGGCGAAGGGGCTGGAAGACGGCGAACTACGGGTTGAGCGCTCCCCGGTCAAAGGGAAGCTCGCCCGCTCGACGCCGGAACTCATCGTCGAGAAGCTCGCCGACGACGGTGCCGACGATGCCGATGGGTTCTACAGTGATCTACTCGGGAAGTTCGAGTAG
- a CDS encoding twin-arginine translocase subunit TatC, with the protein MASAIDEDTVQTVQSGRATLGAMLRSAQVHLQKVFIVFVIGMIGTIMGLQYGVWDTLRADLLYSQMDLTTQEATSIVAVTPFDVILLQVKIGAVIGILMSLPLLIYFGRDGLRQRGWWPAEHIPTWKGSLFVTISLGLFFGGVAYAYELFFPLMFNFLAGDAFKAGFTPQYSIVKWFQFVFLLAVSFGLAAQLPLVMTVLSYTEIVPYETFRDKWRYAVMGIFAFGALFSPPDPFTQIMWAAPLCGLYGISLALAKLAMLVRRSGDLVSTWNVARGHWNTILGGAVLGGGVVYYVLATPAFQYIQQFAEVFPSDRLTGDIQPPALFGLPVERTAVLLAAVFGVIGAVAVLYYHVLTALSEKAGPGRVGDPTAIDIEELNASAVEVAPPEVFEEMTEDEALAHADSALADDNKEKAQAVLDRWDMAHQDDPEPEGEGDGADGTAEADEEDAGVFTSTTAGMVDAFTEDETTEDEIGGYYYDIQFILSALASRAFVILGIFGAVLAAAFLFLYQGGIGSIQRTFVSRLPPEMAADVSIVTLHPVEHLVFIVKFSTILGAVSVIPVVLYFAWPAMRERGLVIGNRNILGIWGGTLFAALIGGSLLGFLYVAPTTISWIAYDQLNSNMVIAYRVSNFGWLVFFLTIGIGLLAEIPVTMFLFHKGGIIPFRLMYERWREVVIAIVALSAILSPSGIFTMFIVGIPTALAYMLGLGILWVYTLGGRRTTNRRSEPAD; encoded by the coding sequence ATGGCGAGTGCTATCGACGAGGACACCGTCCAGACGGTCCAGAGCGGGCGCGCGACGCTCGGCGCGATGCTTCGCTCGGCGCAGGTGCACCTCCAGAAGGTGTTCATCGTCTTCGTCATCGGGATGATCGGCACGATCATGGGACTGCAGTACGGCGTCTGGGACACGCTGCGTGCCGATCTCCTGTACTCGCAGATGGACCTCACCACACAGGAGGCCACGAGCATCGTCGCGGTCACGCCGTTCGACGTGATCCTCCTGCAGGTGAAAATCGGAGCCGTCATCGGGATTCTCATGTCGTTGCCGCTGCTGATCTACTTCGGCCGCGACGGGCTTCGCCAGCGCGGCTGGTGGCCGGCCGAGCACATCCCGACATGGAAGGGTTCGCTGTTTGTCACAATAAGTCTGGGCCTGTTTTTCGGCGGTGTCGCCTACGCCTACGAGCTGTTCTTCCCGCTGATGTTCAACTTCCTCGCCGGAGATGCCTTCAAAGCAGGCTTCACGCCGCAGTACTCCATCGTCAAGTGGTTCCAGTTCGTCTTCCTGCTGGCCGTCTCCTTCGGGCTCGCCGCCCAGTTGCCGCTCGTGATGACGGTGCTTTCCTACACCGAAATCGTCCCCTACGAGACGTTCCGGGACAAGTGGCGCTACGCAGTGATGGGGATTTTCGCCTTCGGCGCGCTGTTCTCGCCGCCGGACCCCTTCACCCAGATTATGTGGGCCGCGCCGCTGTGTGGCCTCTACGGTATCAGCCTCGCGCTGGCGAAGCTCGCGATGCTGGTCCGTCGCTCCGGTGACCTCGTCAGTACGTGGAACGTCGCCCGCGGGCACTGGAACACGATTCTCGGCGGTGCAGTGCTGGGCGGCGGTGTGGTGTACTACGTCTTGGCGACGCCAGCATTCCAGTACATCCAGCAGTTCGCCGAAGTATTCCCGTCCGACCGTCTCACCGGCGACATTCAGCCGCCGGCGCTGTTCGGGCTGCCGGTCGAGAGGACAGCAGTACTTCTCGCCGCCGTATTCGGCGTCATCGGTGCTGTTGCTGTTCTGTACTACCACGTCCTGACCGCCCTCTCAGAGAAAGCCGGTCCCGGTCGGGTCGGCGACCCGACGGCCATCGACATCGAGGAACTCAATGCCTCGGCCGTCGAGGTCGCGCCCCCCGAAGTGTTCGAGGAGATGACCGAGGACGAGGCGCTTGCTCACGCCGACAGCGCTCTTGCGGACGACAACAAGGAGAAAGCTCAGGCCGTCCTCGACCGCTGGGACATGGCCCACCAGGACGACCCAGAGCCGGAGGGCGAGGGCGACGGTGCCGACGGGACCGCCGAAGCGGACGAGGAAGACGCAGGCGTGTTCACCTCGACGACCGCTGGCATGGTCGACGCCTTCACCGAGGACGAGACCACTGAAGACGAGATCGGCGGCTACTACTACGACATCCAGTTCATCCTCAGTGCGCTGGCTTCCCGGGCGTTCGTGATTCTGGGCATCTTCGGGGCGGTGCTCGCCGCCGCGTTCCTGTTCCTCTATCAGGGCGGCATCGGGTCGATACAGCGGACGTTCGTCAGCCGGCTCCCGCCGGAGATGGCCGCTGACGTGAGCATCGTCACGCTCCACCCCGTCGAGCACCTCGTGTTTATCGTCAAGTTCTCGACGATACTCGGCGCTGTCTCGGTCATCCCCGTGGTGCTGTACTTCGCGTGGCCGGCGATGCGTGAGCGCGGCCTCGTCATCGGGAACCGCAATATCCTCGGCATCTGGGGCGGGACGCTGTTCGCCGCACTCATCGGCGGAAGCCTGCTCGGGTTCCTCTACGTGGCCCCGACGACAATCTCCTGGATCGCCTACGACCAGCTGAACTCGAACATGGTCATCGCCTACCGGGTGAGCAACTTCGGTTGGCTCGTGTTCTTCCTCACCATCGGCATCGGCCTGCTGGCTGAGATTCCGGTGACGATGTTCCTCTTCCACAAGGGCGGCATCATCCCGTTCCGCCTGATGTACGAGCGCTGGCGGGAGGTCGTCATCGCTATCGTCGCCCTCTCGGCAATTCTCTCGCCCAGCGGCATCTTCACGATGTTTATCGTCGGCATTCCAACAGCGCTGGCGTACATGCTTGGGCTCGGCATCCTCTGGGTGTACACGCTTGGCGGCCGGCGGACGACGAACCGCCGAAGCGAACCGGCTGACTGA
- a CDS encoding DUF7089 family protein, which produces MFTDRSLTGDLPAVRAAYAPETLVLNCDRDFETLDPAVAEELLLVTDSLDQISYDGAWLPTTAPEVLQEYIGNDLTIGMPGDGGVAWTRQTVPPCVFVKPRLETSPDDFVSFLVAEALVEVSLDEPEHFLGFFGEQYPEFVAATEDHLDANARYQLAAAVYTAYLGLQTRAEFGDWADDYPDLYAAWDDAGERLQPRLEDLPSEIAQGQTEFAAAAELACSGVKHGLDLPAPFAALDTEAYLEYGADYAVQWAETTFEKME; this is translated from the coding sequence ATGTTCACCGACCGTTCACTGACCGGCGATCTGCCGGCAGTACGTGCGGCCTACGCCCCCGAGACGCTCGTACTGAACTGCGACCGTGACTTCGAGACACTGGACCCTGCAGTCGCCGAGGAACTCCTGCTGGTGACCGACAGCCTCGACCAGATTTCCTACGACGGTGCGTGGCTCCCGACCACAGCGCCAGAGGTGCTACAGGAGTACATCGGGAATGACCTCACCATCGGGATGCCCGGCGACGGCGGCGTCGCCTGGACGCGCCAGACGGTTCCGCCCTGCGTGTTCGTCAAACCGCGGCTGGAGACCTCGCCGGACGACTTCGTCTCGTTTCTCGTCGCGGAGGCGCTCGTCGAGGTCAGCCTCGACGAACCCGAGCACTTTCTGGGCTTTTTCGGCGAACAGTACCCGGAGTTCGTGGCTGCCACAGAGGACCACCTCGATGCGAACGCCCGATACCAGCTCGCAGCGGCGGTGTACACGGCGTACCTCGGGCTCCAGACCCGCGCGGAGTTCGGCGACTGGGCCGACGACTATCCAGATCTGTACGCGGCGTGGGACGACGCCGGCGAGCGCCTGCAACCCCGCCTCGAAGACCTCCCCAGCGAGATTGCACAGGGCCAGACGGAGTTCGCCGCGGCCGCCGAACTCGCCTGCAGCGGCGTCAAGCACGGCCTCGACCTGCCCGCGCCGTTTGCCGCACTCGACACCGAGGCCTATCTGGAGTACGGCGCTGACTACGCCGTCCAGTGGGCCGAGACGACGTTCGAGAAGATGGAGTGA
- a CDS encoding ribbon-helix-helix domain-containing protein: MPKISVEVPAELLDDIDKHVGEDGKFVNRSEAIRASVRKTLDMLDDIDKRQGRLDDDQ, from the coding sequence ATGCCCAAGATAAGCGTCGAAGTCCCGGCCGAACTGCTGGACGACATCGACAAGCACGTCGGCGAAGACGGGAAGTTCGTCAACCGGAGCGAGGCTATCCGCGCCTCGGTACGAAAGACCCTTGACATGCTCGACGACATCGATAAACGCCAGGGACGACTCGACGATGACCAGTGA
- the larE gene encoding ATP-dependent sacrificial sulfur transferase LarE, translated as MSAVSEKLAAAREDLKSRDGVLIAFSGGVDSSVVAALAYDALGDDAIACTAKSETLPAAELTDATRVAEEIGIRHEIVEFSELDSEEFMQNDDMRCYHCRSMRLGAMYDRARELGIDIVCDGTNASDTGEGHRPGLRAVEELDAYSPLLEHDIEKSEVREIAREYDLSVADKPSMACLSSRIPTGLEVTEERLSRVEKAERLLRTWGFEQFRVRDHDGLARIEVGEEELETALDPDFVRTARDHIEDCGFDHVTLDLHGYETGSVSPETEESAEEDVVSNVFDADYPSVD; from the coding sequence ATGTCTGCTGTTTCGGAGAAGCTAGCGGCCGCCCGCGAAGACCTCAAGTCGCGAGACGGCGTGCTTATCGCCTTCTCCGGTGGGGTCGATTCGAGTGTCGTCGCCGCACTGGCTTACGACGCCCTCGGCGACGACGCCATCGCCTGTACCGCCAAATCTGAAACCCTCCCCGCTGCCGAGCTGACGGACGCGACTCGCGTCGCCGAGGAGATCGGCATCCGTCACGAAATCGTGGAGTTCTCCGAGCTCGACAGCGAGGAGTTCATGCAGAACGACGACATGCGGTGTTACCACTGCCGGTCGATGCGGCTGGGGGCGATGTACGACCGCGCCCGCGAACTCGGCATCGACATCGTGTGTGACGGGACGAACGCCTCCGACACGGGCGAGGGCCACCGCCCTGGCCTGCGCGCCGTCGAGGAACTGGACGCCTACTCCCCGCTGCTGGAACACGACATCGAGAAATCCGAGGTCCGGGAAATCGCCCGCGAGTACGACCTCTCGGTCGCCGACAAGCCCTCGATGGCGTGTCTCTCCTCGCGGATTCCGACCGGTCTCGAAGTGACCGAGGAGCGCCTCTCCCGCGTCGAGAAGGCCGAGCGACTCCTGCGGACGTGGGGCTTCGAGCAGTTTCGCGTGCGCGACCACGACGGCCTCGCCCGCATCGAGGTCGGCGAAGAAGAACTCGAAACCGCGCTCGACCCTGACTTCGTTCGCACCGCCCGTGATCACATCGAGGACTGCGGCTTCGACCACGTGACGCTTGACCTCCACGGGTACGAAACCGGCAGCGTAAGTCCGGAAACAGAAGAATCAGCCGAAGAAGACGTGGTCAGCAACGTTTTCGACGCGGACTATCCGTCCGTCGACTGA
- a CDS encoding Rid family hydrolase — MRRERTSTGTAWEQQVGYSRAIRTGDTVRVAGTIATDDGGEVVAPGDPYEQTKHAFGIVSDALAALDAAIEDVVQTRMYVTDIDDQERVGEAHSEFFGDVRPVATMVEVSGLATPEAAVEVEAVAEVE; from the coding sequence ATGCGCCGCGAACGCACTTCGACGGGCACCGCCTGGGAACAGCAGGTTGGCTACTCGCGGGCGATACGCACTGGCGATACCGTCCGTGTCGCCGGCACCATCGCAACGGATGACGGCGGGGAGGTCGTCGCGCCGGGTGACCCGTACGAACAGACGAAACACGCCTTCGGTATTGTTTCGGACGCACTGGCAGCCCTTGATGCCGCTATCGAGGACGTGGTCCAGACCCGGATGTATGTCACCGACATCGACGATCAGGAACGGGTCGGCGAGGCCCACAGCGAGTTCTTCGGCGACGTTCGTCCCGTGGCGACGATGGTCGAAGTGAGCGGGCTGGCCACACCAGAGGCCGCTGTCGAGGTCGAAGCCGTCGCAGAAGTCGAGTAA
- a CDS encoding twin-arginine translocase subunit TatC has protein sequence MEDGDADDERRRPDEPPLPSDDESDDSSIPTDPVAEADADRETDDVTGPGPAPAGGDEDAVGSHAAPIESESSAGLFDRDASDISAAVPADVPTDWGKSTPSPAGAGGAAPTTGGGNAPTYDPDADIVDEGAPDDEEMPLADHVEEMAMRLFVVVGVMAVVAVIALPYSDELINFLWYSFLDGPASQCGQVATNADGSVVEGADCPNVYNPLALILARLKVSSLVGFIVALPVFVYQTYLFMRPGLYPRERRYYLAAVPTSLVLAAVGVGFAYFAVLRAMFDYFITYSDRAADLAFGLSETFNLIILMLGLFALIFQIPLFVMLAVMMGVTTRQWLQDRRLYFWGGFAAVAFLFSPDPTGMAPLMVAVTMIGLFEGTLLLLRWTGSTSPVPTADDLAARRPVAWLTAGIAGYVLSPAPVPTGYYEQLPATVTETLAAVGLGNATPMLVGGGMIVLFEALAYANKNYYGSVKLWRGFRAARLPVWAVAIVVGYLGSPDPTLFRLINQFSLPRNAAIAVAAGLVLLYEGTIAVARWRSREE, from the coding sequence ATGGAGGACGGTGACGCAGACGACGAGCGGCGCAGGCCCGATGAGCCGCCACTACCGTCCGATGACGAATCCGACGATTCGTCAATCCCCACCGACCCCGTGGCCGAGGCCGATGCCGATCGGGAGACGGACGACGTGACGGGTCCCGGTCCAGCGCCGGCCGGCGGTGACGAGGACGCTGTTGGCTCTCACGCTGCTCCAATCGAATCCGAATCCAGTGCGGGACTGTTCGACCGGGATGCGTCCGATATCTCCGCTGCTGTCCCGGCGGACGTTCCGACCGACTGGGGCAAGTCGACGCCGTCACCGGCTGGTGCCGGTGGTGCCGCGCCGACGACAGGCGGCGGGAACGCGCCCACCTACGACCCGGACGCCGACATCGTCGACGAGGGTGCCCCTGACGACGAGGAGATGCCGCTGGCCGACCACGTCGAGGAGATGGCGATGCGGCTGTTCGTCGTTGTCGGCGTGATGGCCGTCGTCGCCGTTATCGCCCTGCCGTACTCCGACGAACTCATCAACTTCCTGTGGTACTCCTTCCTCGATGGCCCGGCAAGCCAATGCGGTCAGGTCGCGACGAATGCCGATGGCAGTGTCGTCGAAGGGGCGGACTGTCCGAACGTGTACAACCCGCTCGCGCTGATTCTGGCGCGGCTGAAAGTGTCCTCGCTAGTCGGCTTTATCGTCGCCTTGCCGGTGTTCGTCTACCAGACGTACCTGTTCATGCGACCGGGGCTGTACCCCCGCGAGCGACGCTACTATCTGGCCGCGGTTCCGACAAGCCTCGTTCTCGCAGCTGTCGGCGTCGGCTTCGCGTACTTCGCCGTGTTGCGGGCGATGTTCGATTACTTCATTACCTACTCTGACCGCGCGGCCGACCTGGCCTTCGGCCTGAGCGAGACGTTCAACCTCATCATCCTGATGCTGGGGCTGTTCGCGCTCATCTTCCAGATTCCGCTGTTCGTGATGCTTGCAGTGATGATGGGCGTGACGACCCGCCAGTGGCTGCAGGACCGGCGGCTGTACTTCTGGGGTGGCTTCGCCGCTGTGGCGTTCCTGTTCAGCCCGGACCCGACCGGGATGGCCCCGCTGATGGTCGCCGTGACGATGATCGGCCTGTTCGAGGGCACCCTGCTGCTCCTTCGCTGGACCGGCAGCACGTCGCCGGTCCCGACGGCGGACGACCTCGCCGCTCGCCGCCCGGTCGCGTGGCTGACCGCCGGTATCGCCGGCTACGTCCTCAGCCCCGCGCCGGTCCCGACGGGCTACTACGAGCAACTGCCAGCCACAGTTACTGAGACGCTTGCAGCCGTCGGCCTCGGGAACGCCACGCCGATGCTTGTCGGCGGCGGGATGATCGTCCTGTTCGAGGCGCTGGCGTACGCGAACAAGAACTACTACGGCTCGGTCAAACTCTGGCGCGGGTTCCGGGCCGCCCGCCTGCCGGTGTGGGCCGTCGCCATCGTCGTCGGCTACCTCGGCAGCCCCGACCCGACGCTGTTCCGCCTCATCAACCAGTTCAGCCTCCCGAGAAACGCCGCAATCGCCGTCGCTGCCGGCCTCGTCCTCCTCTATGAGGGGACCATCGCCGTCGCGCGCTGGCGAAGCCGGGAGGAATAA
- a CDS encoding queuosine precursor transporter, translating to MTSERSEAVRVGLVALFVTALVTSQVTASKLLAFSLPFSLPLAGSTLVLPGAALAYALTFFASDCYAELYGRRAATVVVNVGFAMNFVLLALVWSTIFAPGLPQAAQPVDLAAFRNVLGASTAIVVASLSAYLISQNWDVFVFHWLRDQTDGKKLWLRNIGSTATSQLIDTVIFIGVGFVLFQGVPPSEALALIVGQYLLKVAIAVLDTPFVYAVVGFARRNNVVTTPASAD from the coding sequence ATGACCAGTGAGCGGTCGGAGGCGGTGCGCGTCGGTCTCGTCGCGCTGTTCGTGACAGCGCTGGTCACCTCACAGGTGACGGCCTCGAAGCTACTCGCGTTCTCGCTGCCGTTCTCGCTCCCGCTTGCGGGGTCGACGCTCGTCCTGCCCGGGGCCGCGCTGGCGTACGCGCTGACGTTCTTCGCGTCCGACTGCTACGCCGAGCTGTACGGCCGCCGGGCCGCGACTGTCGTCGTCAACGTCGGCTTCGCGATGAACTTCGTCCTGCTGGCGCTGGTCTGGAGCACCATCTTCGCGCCCGGCCTCCCGCAGGCGGCACAGCCGGTCGACCTCGCAGCCTTCCGGAACGTCCTCGGGGCCAGCACGGCCATCGTCGTCGCCAGCCTGTCGGCCTACCTCATAAGCCAAAACTGGGATGTGTTCGTCTTCCACTGGCTCAGAGACCAAACAGACGGCAAGAAGCTCTGGCTCCGGAACATCGGCTCGACAGCCACCAGCCAGCTTATCGATACGGTCATCTTCATCGGCGTCGGCTTCGTCCTGTTTCAGGGCGTCCCGCCGAGCGAGGCGCTGGCACTCATCGTCGGCCAGTACCTGCTAAAAGTCGCTATCGCCGTTCTCGACACGCCGTTCGTCTACGCTGTCGTCGGCTTTGCTCGGCGAAACAACGTCGTTACGACCCCGGCGAGCGCCGATTAA
- a CDS encoding ORC1-type DNA replication protein — MSDDPEDRMLGWDESVFRDEHVFEIDWLPETFKHRDTQMETLKYALRPAVRGSRPLNVIARGPPGTGKTTAVQILFDELTAQTDVKTVRVNCQMDSTRYAVFSRLFAEIFDYEPPSSGISFKKLFSQITDKLVEEDEVLVVALDDVNYLFYESEASDTLYSLLRAHEAHSGAKIGVICVSSDLELDTIDALDTRVQSVFRPEEVYFNPYGQAEIADILGERADRGFNEGVVGPTVLDRVAELTEEQGGDLRVGIDLLRRAGMNAEMRASRSVETEDVEAAYDKSKYVHLSRRLRELSDSETALVEVIAAHDGQQAGDIYDAFSEQTDLGYTRYSEIINKLDQLDIIDADYTNVEGRGRSRELTLNYDADAVLERL, encoded by the coding sequence ATGAGTGACGACCCCGAGGACCGGATGCTCGGCTGGGACGAGTCCGTCTTTCGGGACGAACACGTCTTCGAAATCGACTGGCTCCCGGAAACGTTCAAACACCGGGATACCCAGATGGAGACGCTGAAGTACGCGCTCCGGCCGGCCGTCCGCGGGTCGCGCCCGCTCAACGTCATCGCCCGCGGACCGCCCGGGACGGGGAAGACGACGGCCGTCCAGATCCTGTTCGACGAACTCACCGCCCAGACGGATGTCAAAACTGTCCGGGTGAACTGCCAGATGGACTCGACGCGCTATGCCGTCTTTTCCCGCCTGTTCGCCGAGATATTCGACTACGAGCCGCCGTCCTCGGGTATTTCGTTCAAGAAGCTGTTCTCCCAGATAACCGACAAACTGGTCGAGGAAGACGAGGTACTCGTCGTCGCGCTGGACGACGTGAACTACCTGTTCTACGAGAGCGAGGCCAGCGACACACTGTACTCACTGCTGCGTGCCCACGAGGCTCACTCGGGCGCGAAAATCGGCGTCATCTGTGTCTCCTCGGACCTCGAACTGGATACCATCGACGCCCTCGATACACGCGTCCAGTCCGTATTTCGCCCGGAGGAGGTGTATTTCAACCCGTACGGACAGGCCGAAATCGCAGATATCCTGGGCGAGCGTGCCGACCGGGGGTTCAACGAGGGTGTCGTCGGCCCCACGGTGCTTGACCGCGTCGCCGAACTGACCGAAGAACAGGGCGGGGACCTCCGGGTCGGTATCGACCTCCTGCGCCGGGCCGGGATGAACGCCGAAATGCGCGCCTCCCGTTCCGTCGAAACCGAGGACGTCGAGGCAGCCTACGACAAGTCAAAATACGTTCACCTCTCCCGCCGGCTGCGGGAGCTGTCGGACTCGGAGACCGCGCTCGTGGAGGTCATCGCCGCTCACGACGGCCAGCAGGCCGGCGATATCTACGACGCCTTCTCAGAGCAGACGGACCTGGGCTACACCCGGTACTCCGAAATTATCAACAAACTCGACCAGCTGGACATCATCGACGCCGACTACACTAACGTCGAGGGACGAGGCCGCTCGCGGGAGTTGACGCTCAACTACGACGCCGACGCGGTGCTGGAACGGCTGTAA